DNA from Desulfuromonas sp. AOP6:
CCCCATCATCCGCCTGATCGACTCGACCCTCTATGATGCCCTGAGCAAGCGGGCCAGTGACATCCACATCGAAGCCGGCCACGAAGGCGTGATCATCAAGTATCGCGTCGACGGCGTCCTCTACCGCGCCACCGAGCCTCTCGACAGCCGTTTCCAGAGTCCGATCATCTCCCGCATCAAAGTCATGAGCGAACTCGACATCTCCGAGCGCCGCGTCCCTCAGGACGGCCGCTTCAAGGTGCGCCTGGGCGGCAAGTCCATCGACTTCCGCGTCTCCATCATGCCCAGCAGCTTCGGCGAGGACGCCGTCATCCGTATTCTCGACAAGGAGGCCATCGCCTCCGACCTCAAGGGACTGACCCTGGAGGCCCTGGGCATCAGCCCGCGGGAGATCGAGCGTCTGCGCCGCATGATCCGCGAGCCCTACGGCATGGTGCTGGTCACCGGCCCGACAGGGAGCGGAAAAACGACCACTCTCTATGCCGCCCTCTCTGAAATCAACAACGACCAGGAGAAGATCATCACCATCGAAGACCCGGTGGAATACCAGGTCTCCGGTGTGGTGCAGATCCCCGTCAACGAGAAGAAAGGACTGACCTTCGCCCGCGGCCTGCGCTCCATCCTGCGCCACGACCCCGACAAGATCATGGTCGGCGAAATCCGCGACCCGGAGACAGCCCAGATCGCCGTACAGTCGGCACTGACGGGACATCTGGTTTTCACCACAGTGCATGCCAATAACGTCTTCGACGTACTCGGCCGTTTTCTGCACATGGGTATCGATCCCTACAACTTCGTCTCCTGTCTCAACTGCGTCGCCGCCCAGCGCCTGGTGCGACGCATCTGCCCCAAATGCAAAAAACCCGTGCACTATGATCGTCAAACCCTTGAGCAGTCGGGCCTGAGCTTTGAGCAGTACGGCGATTTCACCTTCTACGAAGGAGCCGGCTGCGAAGACTGCCACGGCATGGGCTACAAAGGGCGCAGCGCCATCGTCGAGCTGCTCGATCTCAACGATGAACTGCGAGAGCTGATCGTACAGAAGGCACCGGTCACCCAGCTGAAGAAGGCCGCCAGAGAAGCGGGCACCATCTTTCTGCGGGAAGCGGCACTGGAAAAAGTTTTTGCCGGTCTGACCAGTCTGACTGAAATCAACCGGGTAACCTTTATCGAACAGGTGGAGCCATCGTGATTCGACGCACCTATCTGGGACTGGACCTGCATGCCGGCCACATCAGCGCCGTCGCTCTGCGCCGTCAGGCCAAGGGTTCCCTGCTGACGGGATCGGCCACCTCCCCCTTGCCGATGGACATTCTGAAGCCGTCCCTGCGCGATCCCAACATTCTCGACCCCAGAGCATTTCATAACAAGATCCAACAGGCTCTGGCGCCACTGGCAGGCCGGGAGGACCGCATCGCCCTGTCTCTGCCTGAAGGGTCAGGAAGGCTTCTGCTGACGGATACGGATA
Protein-coding regions in this window:
- a CDS encoding GspE/PulE family protein, which encodes MNFERKKIGEILVEMGNLTPSEVNLILDDRNESPRRFGETAIARGMLKEDMLAQALARQFRMEYLDPGQFSLDAQLYAAIPSGLPARFNFLPVRQQGDALVVAVGDPTDVAALDNLEVILGRPLILQVAPAEKIHLLLERADGGSKHVLKEVSEDFKLQLIKETDKGEEVLSIEKLTADTSPIIRLIDSTLYDALSKRASDIHIEAGHEGVIIKYRVDGVLYRATEPLDSRFQSPIISRIKVMSELDISERRVPQDGRFKVRLGGKSIDFRVSIMPSSFGEDAVIRILDKEAIASDLKGLTLEALGISPREIERLRRMIREPYGMVLVTGPTGSGKTTTLYAALSEINNDQEKIITIEDPVEYQVSGVVQIPVNEKKGLTFARGLRSILRHDPDKIMVGEIRDPETAQIAVQSALTGHLVFTTVHANNVFDVLGRFLHMGIDPYNFVSCLNCVAAQRLVRRICPKCKKPVHYDRQTLEQSGLSFEQYGDFTFYEGAGCEDCHGMGYKGRSAIVELLDLNDELRELIVQKAPVTQLKKAAREAGTIFLREAALEKVFAGLTSLTEINRVTFIEQVEPS